The proteins below come from a single Malus sylvestris chromosome 3, drMalSylv7.2, whole genome shotgun sequence genomic window:
- the LOC126615959 gene encoding uncharacterized protein LOC126615959, which translates to MEMEQLLSMGFPSELAAQALAATGTGGNSILKATEWILNRESSTSAGTSTNPSPISSGRPCQPKLDRFFLFQSKPPSSDYPRPVPASARKLQEESESTPAAGGEGPEEEAALSKSKRLKLAIPANPKNANKTTNEPLSERMRPRTLDDVVGQDHLLAPNSLLRSAIDCERLPSLVFWGPPGVGKTSIAKSIINSASRPCSSYRFVSLSAVTCGVKDVRDAIDEARKKKQAAKKKQTVLFVDEVHRFNKSQQDSFLPVIEDGSIVFMGATTENPSFHLIRPLLSRCRVLVLHPLRPHAVELLLKRAANDSDKGLAPGVQMPVHVNDEAIHFISANCDGDARVALNALEVSATTAAARAASTSSSTISNSTPTSMNDDDDHNKLVATAVVTLEDAKEALQCKHVASDKAGEEHYNLISALHKSMRGSDANAAIYWLARMLEGGQEPLYIARRLIRFASEDVGLADPSALSQAVACHQACHFLGMPECNVILAQCVAYLALAPKSVAVYKAIGSAQQVVRDSVGQNEGVPLHLRNAPTKLMKELGYANGYIYPPDNPSASVTQAYLPPSLEGYKFLDWPITSNSTKTKSDG; encoded by the coding sequence ATGGAAATGGAGCAGCTGCTGAGCATGGGCTTCCCCAGCGAGTTGGCGGCCCAAGCCCTAGCTGCCACAGGGACAGGGGGCAACTCCATTCTCAAGGCCACAGAATGGATTCTCAACCGCGAATCATCCACATCCGCCGGCACTAGCACGAATCCGAGCCCGATTTCATCCGGGCGGCCTTGCCAACCCAAGCTCGACCGCTTCTTTCTGTTCCAGTCCAAGCCTCCTTCCTCCGATTATCCACGTCCCGTCCCCGCTTCCGCTCGCAAACTACAAGAGGAATCGGAATCCACCCCAGCCGCAGGGGGAGAGGGGCCAGAAGAAGAAGCTGCACTCTCCAAGTCGAAACGTCTCAAACTAGCGATCCCAGCAAACCCCAAAAATGCCAACAAAACCACCAACGAGCCGTTATCGGAGCGCATGCGCCCTCGCACCTTAGACGACGTCGTGGGCCAAGACCACCTACTTGCCCCAAACTCTCTGCTCCGCTCCGCAATCGACTGCGAACGTCTCCCTTCTCTTGTGTTCTGGGGTCCACCAGGCGTCGGCAAGACCTCCATTGCCAAATCCATCATCAATTCCGCCTCCCGCCCTTGCTCCTCCTACCGATTCGTTTCGTTGTCCGCCGTCACTTGCGGGGTTAAAGACGTGAGGGACGCTATCGACGAGGCCCGCAAGAAGAAACAGGCGGCTAAGAAAAAACAAACAGTGCTGTTCGTGGACGAGGTTCACAGGTTCAACAAGTCACAGCAGGACTCGTTCTTGCCCGTCATCGAAGACGGCAGTATAGTCTTCATGGGGGCCACCACCGAGAACCCTTCCTTCCATTTGATCAGGCCGCTCTTGTCTCGCTGCCGAGTTCTTGTTCTCCACCCTCTGAGACCCCACGCGGTTGAGCTCCTTCTCAAGCGGGCCGCCAATGACTCCGATAAGGGATTGGCTCCTGGTGTGCAGATGCCTGTACATGTCAATGATGAGGCCATCCATTTCATCTCCGCCAACTGCGATGGCGATGCTCGGGTGGCACTCAATGCCTTGGAAGTTTCTGCAACAACAGCAGCTGCCCGAGCGGCCTCTACCTCTAGTTCCACGATCTCTAACTCTACCCCTACCTCTatgaatgatgatgatgatcataATAAGTTAGTGGCTACTGCTGTTGTTACCTTAGAGGATGCCAAAGAGGCTTTGCAATGCAAACATGTCGCCTCTGACAAAGCGGGGGAAGAGCACTATAATCTCATCAGTGCCCTTCACAAGTCCATGAGAGGAAGTGATGCTAATGCGGCCATTTATTGGTTGGCAAGGATGCTAGAAGGAGGCCAAGAACCTCTATATATTGCCCGCCGACTCATACGGTTTGCTAGTGAAGATGTTGGGTTGGCTGACCCATCCGCTCTGAGCCAGGCCGTTGCTTGTCATCAGGCTTGCCATTTTCTGGGAATGCCAGAGTGCAATGTCATTCTTGCACAGTGTGTGGCTTACTTGGCATTGGCTCCTAAATCTGTCGCTGTTTATAAAGCAATAGGGAGTGCACAACAAGTGGTGAGGGACTCTGTCGGACAGAATGAGGGAGTGCCTCTTCATCTGAGGAATGCGCCTACCAAGCTAATGAAGGAACTTGGGTATGCCAACGGATACATTTACCCTCCTGACAATCCCTCAGCCAGTGTCACGCAGGCATATCTACCACCCTCACTTGAAGGTTACAAGTTCCTGGATTGGCCGATCACTAGTAATAGCACCAAAACCAAATCCGATGGATGA